The genome window tattccTTTTAAGTTGGAATATTGGATAATTACAGCCTTATTCGacaatttttccttattttccttatttttaatacaaaagtCCTCTCAAACTCAAGTTTCAGTACAACCCTGTATGAAAAGGTCTCTCAAATCTGTTGCTCCATTTGAGCAACACAAATTTCACACCAGATATAAAATTCTATTACTACATTTTAAACAGCAAAGAATATGAATTGGATATTGCACATCACCAGAAAGATGAAAATACATTGATGTAAATAAAGAGAAACCCCAAGGGCATTGAGCTTACTTCCCCACAGCAATGGCGCCACCCAAGTTTTCCTGGTCCATTCCTCGTCTGCTGTCTTGAATACAAACCAGGCGAAGGAAAGAGACTGAATTCCTACGTTTATGGAGCAACTGATCTCGGGAAGCAGCTTCGAGGAGTTTAAGAATACAAATGGGCTACAACTTTGGAAGCGAAGCAGCAGGCAGTTTTGATTGCGTTCCATTGCCATTATTTATTCCAACCTGATTAGCCCACGAAGAGATTAGATGATGGGCGATTGCATAAGGGCCGGGGACAAACATAGGAGCAAGCTCCCCGCTATCGACATTATAGGTTGTGGCCAAGTTCTGCTCTTTCTCAACGCCTTTGCACATTTGATCTACTTTAGCGGCGGTTGTCTTTTGAGCCTTGTGGTACTCGGCCAAAGTGAGAGCCTTCTTCACATCTTCTCTGCTGTGCCACTGAGCATCTATAGAGAAAAGGGATTTCAAGAACCAACAAAACGAGAAAAAAAGTAAATGACTCAAATTGTGGCTAAGGCTCGAAGGTGTGTGGTGATTGGTGACTCTGCCCATCATATGTGATATGATGCTTGTGTATATATTGCAGTGCAATATGAACAACTTGAAGCAAAAAGAGCCAAAAGTGCCTTGGCCAGAAAACAAGAAGTTGCAGTACAAAGTAATGAAATTACCTTCCAATTCTTCCTTATCCACTTCGATTTCGAATGATTTAGCATATGCAAAGAACCCTACCATTAGCTGGCATGGCATACTACTGGGTCCAACTGCAATACAACCACACAATAAGAGCATGATTCAGGAAATATTGCATGTAATATAGTCTTTTTGGTGTAACTCAAGGTTTCCACCATCGAACACAGTGACTAATACCCTCGCTGAATTGTAGGCACCTATGAGGGTGAGATAGCTGGTCTGGAGATCTAAGgttgctccatacccaaagccaaggatcgacatttggttaaggatggatgagtcCCTACCACTCAACCACAACCCCCAGGTTCATGTAATATATAGTCTAGGAAGTAAGAAGTCAGCTTAATATTGTTTACCCAAACAATGCATGTCTAGAGGCCAAAATTCTTGACATTCCACGATGGATATTATTTACATTGTTTATGACTCTTAAATTTATGTGGACAATCTGCAACTTATGTGCTCATTTTGCACATATGACATATAACGAACTCATAAGAAAGCCATCATTCATTCAACACTACCCTGAAGTTTTAAGTCAAACAAGACACTGAAGAGCTATGTTGAGCTCAATTCTCCTTTCATTTTAAAGGCGATTTAGAATCATTCATTTTATGTGGTGGCTGAACTAACTTCTTTGTTTGTAAAAGGTACCaatgttttaaaatatgttaCTATGATAACCACAAAATTAAGATCCCCCATTTCACTCAACAGAAATAGTTACAGTCCAGTAAAATCTGGGGAAGGAACGTTCACAAATGTCAGGAAAACTGTACCTGGCCAAGGTTGAGAACTATGATAAACTACTTCACCGACTTCAATACCAGTTTCCTCCCTTGTTTCTCTTCTCACTGCCTCTTCTAAGCTTTCTCCTGGCTAATAACGACAGAATAAATATGGCAATTAACAAGTGTAGGAAAAATAATGCTTCTGctgaataaaaaattagaaaacacaGCGAATGCatagaatatatttttgtattatttcttgttcataCCAAACTGTCAACACAAGTAAACAGGAGCTCTAAATTGCCACTCTGACAGTTCGGTTTTCTTTCTAAAGATGAAAAGTGCTCCACATACCTCCATAAAACCAGCTAGGCAACTCCACATACGTGGCACAAATCTTGACTGCCTACTCAATAGTGCACGGTCATTTTCTTTATCTATGACTAACATGATGACAACCTGTTGCAAGGAAACGCAGATAAAGTGAAGATATTCAGTTCATCACGCATGTCAAACTAGTAAAGCCACGTCCAAAGAATTGAatgaagaaaacaaacaaagaaaaggaaacaaatgTCAGAGTGTACCGGATCAACACGAGGATAAACTCTTTTCTTGCACAATTCATTTGAGCACAGCTTCCTTCTCCCGGCATCTGCAGGCACAGTCTTACTTCCACAAAATCCACAAAACCGTGATACACCATGCCATTCAAGAAGTGCTCTGGCCTGATAAAGCTCCAAGTTAGTAATTTAGTATCATGGAAGGGTTATGAGCTTAGTAAATTTACCGAGGTTGTTTTGAGTAATTATGGTAACACCACTCTATATGAAgctaaagagaaaaaaaaatccaatagCACCATAGTTTGATTGGGAGAGCTTATGATAAATTGAAATGAAGAGAATCAATCATTCAACAACAACTCAACAGCCTCTGCAAAATAAATTGAAGCCCAAGGATTAATCAAACTTATGATCCCTCAATTGCTACATTTCAGTttggagtgtttttttttaaacactccaAACAATTGCAGCTTCTTATGGCTGATTTTAAAAGAAAGAATCAGCTCACTAATCCCtacaagaaagaaagagaaatatACGCCTGCACGGGCAGCTCAGCTCAATTGGTTCCTGGTGGTAGATTATGGGCAAGGATACAAGATCGAGGCGTAGTGCAAGAGTTACACCCAATGTGGTGGGCTCATTGTGGGAGCCCAACATTGGTCTTCCCACCTAATGAGTGGCCGCTGAGTCACCGTGATTGAGCCATCCACTATCCTATCCTATCCTGTTGGGCCGAGTCACCGTTATTCACCCATCCACAATCCTATATTCCTATCCTATCCTGTTGGACGCGAGGAAGAGAAATATACTGAGGAATTCTAATTTCCAACTGTAAAAGTTGTGTTTAGGACTCACTAATTGATAGTCAGTACACAATTTATAGGTCCAATCTATACAATCATCATTTCAATCAGTGTTGATTAAGACCAGAGTAACAATCATAATATATCAATAAATGATCAAAGTTCCCAATCCACCTCCATCAGCATAGAATATGAAAATGGATCAAAAGATTGGAGAAGCAACACTCACATGACCAGCAATAGCAAGTTCTCCCATGGCACGAGAATCCGCCCAATCAGAAGCCACCATTAAAGTCCTCAGCTCAACAAAGCAGAGCTGTCTAGCACCCAATGCTTTCACCAACTCATTACCACCCTCAGAAACATCAACAGCCCAGTACACAACACTTTGATTATCCTCCTCCCCATTCTTGGACCCCAAATAAACCAAAGACTCTTCACTCAGCTTCACAGCATAATTCTCCAGCAAACCCCTACAGTCCCCAAAATCCAACCACCCAAGGTGCCAATTGGGGTCTGGGCTACCGGAGGAGCCGGCTAAAGGGCGGCCCTTTCTGAAAGGCAAGATTTTGAAATTGGGCGAAAGGGGTTCGTCGGTCTGACCCAAGATTAGGTTTTTCAGGGTCCGGATAGCCGAAGCTGATGAAAACGGGTCCGTGGGTTTCGGGGTCCGAAGCTTAATCGGGTTTCCCGCAAAGACGTGAGAATTCAAACTCACGGACATGGCGGGGATGAAGATCCAAGATTTGTTGTTGGTTTTGAGGGTTTTAGAGAGAGAGTGGAGTTGAGAAACGGCTTTGGTCGATGAGGAAGACAGGAGAAAGAGCATTTCTCACCATCAGCTAGAGAAGGTTCAACTGTGAAGAGAAAGCAGGCGGCTTCGCCACCGCGCGCTCGTGAGGGTGGGTGAGTGACACGACCAGTTAGGAAATGCCTATGTGACACGTGTAGCTTTTGAGAAACGTGGGCTCCATCAACCGTTGTCCTATGATTTAGCCACAAAATTTTGTTTGTCTGTCGATTTTTTACCTTGTTTTCAATATCCGTCTTTATTGACttacaaattttcatttataattcatatataatattaattgaccgcaaataaattacaaattcctgttaaaaaataattaaaaattttcatacaTAATGAGGGAGTTTGGTTGCAATGAGAAAAttatgagagagaaaaaaggaataaattgaaaatttaaatttaaattataatatttggttagtaggaattgaaattctagtgtttggtataaagactaaaattttaattatagcaTACAAATGAAACACCAATTTTAGATTATAAAAAAGGTAATTTTGTTTCAATAGtatcttttgttttctttccaaGAATCGCCAAATTGAAAATATCAGCAAAAGACATGGGATATTCTAATTCTATGAAAACGAATGAATTTGCTTGTCTTCTGAATTAAATAGAAGTGGCATTCTtatttcctccaaccaaacagaCTAAATAGTCTATTAAGTTTACGTCAAAATGCtctataaaaataatactatttatactatttttattttttgtgggTTTTTAGGTTGTCAAGTATGTTTAACGTGTCCAGATGCGTGGTGCGTGGTGTGCACGCGCTCTGCTGGGCGCTTCTGGTGCACCCCATGTGCACCAGGAGAAAATATTCTTTTGCCGGGCACTTCTGGTGCACCCCCTAAATCGGACAAAAAATCAGTGTCTCCAATAAGAACTCAACTTATTCTCTTTCGCCCACATATGCATTAGCACTTACAAAAACCTTCCAAAATTCCCCTATTGAGACGCTCTAACGCCAACTTTTGTTCTTACATGGCAGCCACAATGTAATAGGTTAGTGTTGTAGCCCACTCTTTTAAGTGGTATCTCACTGATGGCTCCCGGCATGTCATACTTCAATGTGCATGTATGAAACAATCTAGGTAAGTATGTAACTACTGATACAAATTTTAAGCAATGGAAATAAGAATAGTTATTATGAAGAGAACTCTTAAGTAATAGCTTATTACAATTCTTTACaaccaaagaaaaaataattatagtgCAAAATTCCAGACTCCAAAACTATCAAGTAGTGAAAGTAAAATCTCAAATGATAATCGAAAAAATTGCAATAACTAGACGAAGTGGAAAGAATGTTTTCAATCTTGATTTATCTTGATCACACTCTCCCTTCGGAGTGTGTAAAGGAAAAGACTCGACCCAGATGATCATGTGCTCGTTTAGAACTCGTCTTCTGCTTTTCGACACAGGAGGTGAGGCGGGACTAGGTCCTCGATCCAATCAGCATAGATCGGACAGATTTTCTTGGTCGGTTTCCATTTCAAGAACTTCTTGCCCTCTTCTGGTTGTTGTTGCTGTTCCTTCACTGGAACACATGGAACCGCGTTTGCAGGGGATGGATCGACTGCAGGAGCGAGAGGCTTGATTGGGGCGGGCGCAAAATTTGTTGTTGTTTCCATCTCAGTTCTGCCAGTCGGAGCCTTTAACTCTGTCAAACAGATAAAACTCTCAAACATGAGACAACTAGAAGGGAAAAAGAACACTAAGACCCGATGTAGAAACAAGAAAGCAATAACATAATTTTAAGGAAAATTGGCAAAGCGGGATCGTGTTTAAATGACAAGATTGGAACTGTATCACTGAGGTATAgcataacaaaaagaaattaaaagacaaCATATGCTAGCATTATAGGTACAATTTGAAGAAAGCATCAAATGCAAACATGACTCGAATGTTTTGGGCATAATCTTTTTCGACCAGGCTGTCTACCCGGGTAAGGATGCAGCAAAACAACAGTTCGTATTTCCTCTTCTTGTTTTTAGTTATTGACAATGTAATGCTAAGATATTAACAGAAAACTAATGGGGGGTGGCTCAAATTGCATCTAGAATTCTAGATATAAAATACTCCATATCATAATGCAAATAACTATACCAACATTAATAAGCATTAAGCTGCATATATTTGTGTTTTCGGAATGGAAAGCACTACAGTCGTAATGTTCTTgattcaaaacaaaacaaagtccTCTCATGAAAAAGTAAATATGCATTTTGCCATTTTCCTGCCTTACTAACACCATGAATAAGCAGAGACAACAAAAGTGGCATAACTCAATTAGACAACAAGTGTAATGTGAAGCAAACCAAGAAATATTATACTAATTCTAACATATTAGCAATGTAAAATAATTCCGATCTGCATCATTGGCATACCTGAATGGCCATGAGCAAAGTGACACCTCTCGCCAAAGGGGCACTGACCTGTGATCTCCCACTTGCTACATATCTTCGTTTTCCAAAATGTAGGTTTAATCCGGTAAGCATCCGAATCAACACTAGCATGTTGGTTAATTTCGAATTGATCGGAGTCACTTCTCCTCCCCAGCATAGAACCTGTAGTTCCAATGCTTATAGCAGAACTTTCCCTCTGTTCTCTTGCCATATCATTCTTGAATTGTGGCGAGCGTTCGTGTAGAAAATTACACCTCTCTCCATACGGGCACTCCTCCCCATTATAAAACTTCTTGCAAATCTTCATCCTATGTATTACTTTCTGATCATTATTCCAGTTCCCCGCCCCCCTATCCTTATCCTTCTCACGAACAATATCCTGCCAATTCGGAGGGGGCTCTCGAAGATCCTCAGCCCCGTGGGCAAAAGTGCAATGCTCGCCGTTCCTACAATTCCCTTCCATGAACTTCACACACATGCGCGtcttataaaatatatggtTTGATCCTTTTCCAGGGAGATTCGGTGGATTCACTTTCGGATTTTGGGCATTTGAAGAAACCAATGGATTGATTTCAGAATTTCTTGATCTTTTAAGAGGAGGCTCATTATCAAATTGGGAATACAACTCAATGTGTTCTTGGTTCATCTGCAGTGGAGGCCAGAAACCTCCCATATCCCCTCCAGAATATGGCAATGACACAAAGGACTGAGATGGTGGTGGGGGATCAGGAAAGCTCATTCTCTTCTTTCCagtaaaaactaataataatcaaagatCCGAATTTTTAACAAGATCAATACACTTATAACCAATgcaattcaattaaaaaatatatagagtatagaatGAATGCAGATTTTTATTTAACTCTACACAATAATCAAGAAACAACTAAATCCTAAAACTTGCAATGAGGAGGAAACAAGAAAATCTTATATATGGTCAATCACAAATATTCATATGATTATTTCGAAAACTAAAATTCCTAGCTGTTTTTTTTGggctaaaaacaaaaaatcaatgcAGAGCAAGCAAACCTGAGAAAAGGTGTGCTGATGATCAGTTTCAAGAACACCCAGAGCCTCTGctaaaaatcaaatctttttaCACAAAAATCAAAAACCCAGATtgaaaattgatttattttcaaAGAATGATCAAGATTGAGgctttgtatatatgtattgtgtGAACCCTCACaaagaaaatttttataaagaaaaaaaaaacagaaaaaaaaagggtttaTTCGTTAAGAATGATGAGAATGGAAGCCCTAGCCGCAGCTTAATCGGGAAGGAGAAAATCAAATCGagtacatattaatatattaatcaaaAGTCCAAAGTGGACTAGGAAAGAAACCCTAAAACCCCAGACACGGCTAAAACCCCTAACAGTCGCCAAAACATCGCAACTACGTGGATAATTATGGTATTTCTCTTccaaacttttttgtttttctattaTGTGGGACCTATTCTTGCCACTCTGGCACTctgcaactttttgaattttcgATTCCCCTTCCTTTCATCTTTCCTTTACGTTAGGTTCAaaagaatagaatagaatttggaggaaaaataaataaatacatatatacgaaCATATTGAACTggaaaatagaagaaaaaataaaattatatatatacacgtgcacatatgaaattggaaaaaaaaaaaaaaaaggaaagaaagaaggaag of Ipomoea triloba cultivar NCNSP0323 chromosome 3, ASM357664v1 contains these proteins:
- the LOC116014053 gene encoding nudix hydrolase 19, chloroplastic; its protein translation is MLFLLSSSSTKAVSQLHSLSKTLKTNNKSWIFIPAMSVSLNSHVFAGNPIKLRTPKPTDPFSSASAIRTLKNLILGQTDEPLSPNFKILPFRKGRPLAGSSGSPDPNWHLGWLDFGDCRGLLENYAVKLSEESLVYLGSKNGEEDNQSVVYWAVDVSEGGNELVKALGARQLCFVELRTLMVASDWADSRAMGELAIAGHARALLEWHGVSRFCGFCGSKTVPADAGRRKLCSNELCKKRVYPRVDPVVIMLVIDKENDRALLSRQSRFVPRMWSCLAGFMEPGESLEEAVRRETREETGIEVGEVVYHSSQPWPVGPSSMPCQLMVGFFAYAKSFEIEVDKEELEDAQWHSREDVKKALTLAEYHKAQKTTAAKVDQMCKGVEKEQNLATTYNVDSGELAPMFVPGPYAIAHHLISSWANQVGINNGNGTQSKLPAASLPKL
- the LOC116012507 gene encoding zinc finger CCCH domain-containing protein 39; the encoded protein is MSFPDPPPPSQSFVSLPYSGGDMGGFWPPLQMNQEHIELYSQFDNEPPLKRSRNSEINPLVSSNAQNPKVNPPNLPGKGSNHIFYKTRMCVKFMEGNCRNGEHCTFAHGAEDLREPPPNWQDIVREKDKDRGAGNWNNDQKVIHRMKICKKFYNGEECPYGERCNFLHERSPQFKNDMAREQRESSAISIGTTGSMLGRRSDSDQFEINQHASVDSDAYRIKPTFWKTKICSKWEITGQCPFGERCHFAHGHSELKAPTGRTEMETTTNFAPAPIKPLAPAVDPSPANAVPCVPVKEQQQQPEEGKKFLKWKPTKKICPIYADWIEDLVPPHLLCRKAEDEF